TCCTCTTGGTTTCCAAGGCCCTCAACATTCTAGAGTCTACACTGTTTACTTCCACCCAAATTTCAACACACATGGTTCAACAATGTCCCAAGTTGAGACAACTTATTGATTGATTGGGCTGATAAACTCAAGTCATGTAATTGGTGACCACTGATCCagaaccaacaaggtcacataAGGAATCATGAAAATAAATTCCAACACTTGACCTTGAAAAGATAGCATCCATGCAGCTCAGCATACTGAGATAAATCGTAAGATACCATGATTTACTCTTATCCAGTAGAAATGCAGGCCACATTATCTGTGGGAACCAGTGAACAACGGGGAGCATATAGCACTTTATGATAGAATGCTCAAAACTGGCATGCTGTTATGGATACAGCCAACTTGAATAGGAGGCAGTAGCAAAATATACTCCCTTGGAGGCATACAACAATTGTCCAGTTAGCAGCACTACCCTAGATTCATACTGCATTCATCATTCAAACAAGTAAACAGTGAGCACTGCCAAGGAGCCAGTAGTCATTAGTCAAAACCAATTCAAACTCAGGCATGTAACATCCCTGTATCTGGATGATCAATCACCAGTGGCATGAGATGCTAGCCATTATCACATCTCCTTCGGTCCTTCCTACCATAGCTGACAAATAACACTAATGTAACCCTCACAGACAGTTAATGCTGGTGTCCAAAAATAGCACTCATCCAGCAGTTATAGATTACACCATGAATAGTAAATTTTCATAGAAAAATGTCAGGCAACAGCAGATACATATCCAGGGTGTTCCAGCAGGTTCACAAATTTGACCAGCTCAACCAGAATAAAGGAAAAGGCCATAACTTTCAATGAAGCTTTAAGGCTCATATGTTATATTCACCATATATTTGTAGCAGTTCAACCAAGAAAACAGGCCTTGTGCCACAAGAATATGAGGTTGATTGTTCTTTATAAACTTGCGTGTGTATAACCAGAGAAATTAAGTCAGTTCCATGCAAACACCAGCATCACAATCATTCTCAGCCAATATAACCCAAGGTGCATGACTCAATAAATTTAACAACCCCTTGAATGCAGTAAACTTTCTCATAAGCAATAAGAGAACCATTGTTTACCTGTCCATAACAATTCATTGAGATGAAAACATGGCTAGAAAAGGATTGAGAAAAAACACATAGTGATTGATTAATACCTTGGCTTGTTCCAATGGACAGCCCCATTGCGTATTGGCATAGCAGCAGCCTTCTTCGCAGCCTGCTTTGTAGCAGGGAACTGACTTCCACCAAGATTTGACCTTCTCTGTGCAAGAACACCCTAAGCACAAAGAGAACATTAGAAACTTAACATGACACAAGATGCAAAAAAACAATTTCGATGTCATTGCAACATACTTGTCTAATGGTTGATCTAGATTCCATAAACCGTTGAACCTTGCCATTCCCTTTATTAGAGTTGCCATTCTGGAATGGGCGCTTTTTGATCTGTTATAATGAAATGGAGGGTATATAATCAACAAACTTCCATAGGGAGTTCACAAATGCAAAATTGAGTACACCAAGCTAATATGTTTACCGGCTGCCTGGGAAGTTTCTTGCCTCCAGGATTCTTTTTCTTTGACATCTTGATTATATCCTCTGAATAAACACAGAAACAATACATGAGTTAAATCAACACTGAACCATCAATTGTTAGCATCACTAAACAAAAAAGAAATTTGGTCAAATAGCATTACCCAAAGTCATGTCCATCTTTTTCTCAGTAAAAGCAATCGCTTCAGCTGTGAGGGGCGGTGATTCCATCTCTATTCTATATGAATAATACATAGTATAATTAGAGTAAGAAGAAAACCTCATTCATAGCAGAAACTACAAAGGTAGCAGTAAATTCAAGCTGTGAGAAGTTCAATAAAGTATATGAAGCCCCAATTTGAGCACCACTAAATTCAAGCTTGTGAGAGGTTAAATAAAGTATATTAAGCCCCAGACAGATAAGATAAAGACACATCTACTACTTCCAACCAAAAAGTTGCAATAAGACAACATTAGACtctttttatgagcaaaacaagcTACAGTAATTTTCTGTACCGATACAACCATGACCTGAATGAAACTACTCTCATACATGACAACCATATTTGATGGAAGTTTGCTAAGAAACGAAACTGAAGCAAACAGCCAGAAATCCATTCTGTCCAAATCTAAACAACTATGTTCAGAAAGGAAACCTATTGCAGTTTGGGAGCAAACCTAACTAACCTAATTATAACAACAGCAAGACCAGATGCCACCTGCTAGCTTCTAGTTAATCATTGCCCACATGATAGCTCTTTTAGCCTAAAAAACTAGCCCCTTCTTGCCATAGACAACATTTGGTGGTGCCAACAAGTGCATGACAAAACACGCTTGCCAAGACTGAAGAACTAATAAGTGATACAGACAATGAGATAAACCGGCATAGTTATTCATTCTAGGCCTACCGCCATCACAACTTAAGATTGAATAAACAATCACAAAATGTCAACAGAAACAAGTTGATTCACAAAAAAACGCAGGTGCCATGGCTCTGGAAGAGCTACAATATCCCAGTTGGATCAACAATCAGTAAACATGACACAGAGACCAGACGAAACAGGAGGAACCTATCCTGTAAAATTCCACCATCCGAGGAAGGTAATCACCATGCCAAAACCAAGGCACAGAGATTTGACTACGAGAAAGCACCACCAACGCCAACCGCGTGGAACGCACCAGTTCAACCTGGCACAATCGATTCCCCCGCCTCCGCGACCCTAGACCGAAAGCAGACACGCAGGCCTAGACTACAAGGATCACACAGCCAGGCGCCATCGTCAATTCGAGGAAGGGAGTGGGGGACGGGAAGGAAGGCTTACCGGATCCAAGCGGTGTCGGACGGAGACTCTGAGAGGGTCGACGCAGAGCGGCCGCGCGGCGGGGGCCGAGCGGCTCGGCCGGCGACTAGGGTTCGATGGTCGGCCTCGCGTGCGCGCCGCCCGGGCTGATGGCGCCGGCTGGATGTATTGGGGTGGGACGTGGGGATGAGACGGAGATGGACTCGAGAAGGGGTACGGGAGGCTGCTGTTGAGGGCTGCGGCCGCGGCGGTTTGGATTGCGGATGACGACAGGGGCGGTTGTCGTGCGTCAAGATCCGAAAGCCGTTTCGACTGATTTGAGGACTCGCACTCAATTTGCGCGGGCCGCCGGGCTGCCTTATAACTGGACCATGGTTTTATGCCCGTTTTGCGTGGCAAAGATGCAGGTCTCTCTGTTTGATACCAAATACTAATTTTTTTTTGGCTAACTAAAAATAAGCTAAAAtctagtgtatatatatatatatatctcctacaactaaaaaaaaaAAGTGTGAATATTTTTTGCTGCGACATCCAACGTGGGTCTATCGTCCTGCCTCCTGCGATCCCGCTCACCTCgctccttcttccccttccttTTTGCGACAAAATTCAAAAGAAAGGAAAGTCTATCGATCCCgcacccctctcccttccccttcacCGTGGCCCGCATCCATCGCGCCCCGTAGCCTACGATACTGTAGCCTCGCGCCCCCTCCCTCGCTACGCCTCACGTCACGCCCGATCTCCCCTCCTCCTCGCGCCTCCCATCGACAATCGCGagacctcgccctcgccctctccCTTGCTCCGCCGTCGCCAGCAACACCGCCTCCTGCTTGCGCCGGAGTTGCTCCGGCGACCCGACACCGCCGGACACTCGCCGCCACCCCGACGTGTCGTCGTAGGATCCTCAGGTGCGCCaatcccttcctgctgtgcgaaaaCGAGCACCGAACCCTAACTGATCCCCAGGTGTGCCTTTCACATGGCTGCAGGCCAGGAAGACACGAATACGCAAATAAGGTATCTTCTCTGAGCTTCAAGAGTAATTATCATTATGTAGTGTAGCTAGCTTTTTCTGCCACTGTTGTTTGTTTGATAATAAGTCTCCATTTGCAGGTACCTATATTTGAGCAAATTAATGACAATCAGTGGGGCATCAACTGCCATTGCTCGCCTTATACTTGATCAGGTGTGCATTTTTACTTCCCTCCCCTTGCAACCCGAATGACAGATTTATAGCCATGAACTTTGCTTCCATGTCCTGCAATTTATTCGTGTCTATAACTGTTGTTTTAGTGGGACATGAGCTGTTGTATTTTTATGGCAACAACTTGGACATCAACTGTTGTATTCGATCAAAAGTTTGACCGCCCTTCCACTGCTTACAGTCGCTGAAAACCGCGTCAGAAAATCACTTCTGTTGCCAGCAAGCCAGATGTCGCATCGATTCTCTGCAGGTTATCACAGTCCTTGGTGAACCTTCGTAGTGTGCTATTGTCTTTTCTTGAAGATCCAGTCTTGGACAGTGACATACTTCCCAAACAAAAGCAGACTTTGGCCAAGAGAGCACATGTAGCTTTGTGTTTAGTCTCAAACACCTATGTAATCTTGATAATATTAAGTTATTACTGCAACTTTGCAAAATCATATTATGACAATAAAATGTGTTGTATGAAAGATCAGGACGTGGATGATGCCTAATTTAAAGGCATTGGAAAAGTGAAGGGGGACCATCTTGCACGTCAATTTTAAAATGGAAATTTGAGTTTGGTCAGTTTTATCAGTTGCTGAACATTTAATTAGTTTTATCAGGTGCTGAACATGGAGTTTGGTCAGAAACTATTTGGTGTCTACGGTTAGTTTTGATAGCATCTGATAATTAGCACAAGAACATGAATTAATTTAGTTGGCAACTATACATGTTATCTTGACAACAATCATTTGGAGTGAACCTTCAGACGGCATAATGGAAAGATCTAAGTTTTTCAAATAGGCTTCGGCATGCCAATTGTTTTTCAAATACCTTCAGTGTGCATTTCATTTTGGGGCACTTTTCTGATGTATAGTTTTTTCCCTACCGATTTAGCATACCAGCTTACCTCTCAGAGTTTTGATGTGGTGTATCAAATGCAGGTGCGCAAAAGACCAGTTAGTAAAAAGGAAATattaaagaaagaaaaatatatcaaacagattcaatttttatttttcttttgctGGTGGCTACCGTGCTCCTATGCTTCATTTCTTTATCTCTTGATTTTGATATATACATCGATTGGAGAAAATCAGAATACTCATTATGCGGCATTGTATGGTGCCATCGGTTTCTCTAATTTCACCCTTATTGTGCGATTCATGTATTTGTAGTATAATAATTTAGTTGTCTCATAGCAACACATGGACACGAACCTATATTCAATTTAACTACTCTAGGGTATTAAATATACATAATGTAGAAAGGGATCCTTTTGTGATTTATGTCTCCTCTTGGCTAGCATTTCTCATTTCTTGTCTAAATATTAGATCTGTAGCCATGTAAGATTTGCATCTATGTTAAGATCGTTCTCATCCTGTAAACAAATCACGTGTACTAAGTCCTAATTATTCAAACAAATATATATCTTTCTCTTAAAAGAAAAATCGTTGTTCTATGGTCGAATTcttacttttcttttaattttcttCAACGTGCGAATTTTTGAATTCAATGGTATAGTTTCAGTTGCGGTTTTCCTCCACCTTTGCAGTGACGTTAATAAAACCAATAGAGGATTTATTAATTTCTTTTAGAAACGATAGAGGATTTAGGTGGGGGAGAAAAGGGCCAACACGAAGATAGGGGTGTGTTCTGTACGCACGAAGGACTCTCAAAGGCCCACATGAGCCCCGTTGCAATGCACGGAAAGGTCTGTACAATAGAGTTGGTGAGCTTGCAACGACATCCTCTcagtgactgtgttaatttcacgaactttgttttttggattaaatgtcactttaatgttggtatttaattttacagtattgttatcttatcgtgcgatacgtgtatttttagtataaaagtttagttgtcccataACAACGCACAGACACGAACataatatatatattattattattaccagCTTTCGTCCAACTACGGCTTCGTGCGCGCACCCCCTCGACGACGCTCGGGTCCATCTCggttaaggatggcaacggggacgtacccgtcgggtatcgccggaatgttttcttccccgctacggagaattcatcccgtccccatccccgttaactgtctcgggtatagattcttgcacaTCCCtgtacccgtcgggcatcggtcgggtaacagatacttgacgggtactgcatacccgataaataaggacacttggagtcgcagctttgcaattggAGATGTTTTTTCTTCACCTAGGTATAAGTGTCAGAGTCTcgaagatgccgaggagaagaagcgaggttgcgaggaggacgagcaaaggtggtagAGAGactgaactgaggaagcgaggggcacgagcgctcgtgaggcagacgtgcttgtgctgctggtggagatggtgagaaaagattgaactagggttcctagaacacataaactatatatatgattgttcagatttggatcaaaatatctatgttgagcttctttgagcCTAATACtcacatgacagctcaaataattGGATTCCCCAACAGATAACGGGGATGGGTAAACATGGAACGTTCCCGAACCCAGCCGTTGCCGTCTTTAATCTCGGTTTCTCCCTCCCGTTAAATACAGAAGTGGACAGCTCTCTCGTCGTCCCTCTCTCGTCGTCCCGCTCAAGTAGGCCCGTGTCTTTCGATGTCAAAAACGCGAACGTTTCTGTCCAAAACTACATACACACACTACCCGCAATGGGCTGGATGAAGTTTGGGCCCGTAAGTTCGTAGTATATGACATAATTTCATTATCTTTCTATATCTATATAAACAAAAAGTTTACATTATCCTCAACAATAAAAAAACAGGCTCCTGAAATGAAAAATAAGAGAAATTGAAAAATTAAGGATATATTTGGTTTGCTTCCAAAACTTGCGTTAAACGAAATACTCTTGCATTGCAATAGAATTTACATCTACTCAGAGACTCATGTCGGCAGGGCGAAGAGAAGGTTTAGGGGAAAAAAACACAGCGCAAGACGTGCCCTGCcttgaaaaaaagaaaacacgGCGGAATACGTGCCAAGAAGTGCCCGCTAGGATAGTTTTACACATTTGTCGTCGGCTGCGAGGATGGGCAGGGTCAGGACGCGACGGGCTCGACACCAGGGCTGTTTGGTTCGGAGGTCTCTGGGGTCGAGGACATTATGCGAATATTTGTGCAAGATCCGGGCTCGCTTTGACCCCAAAACAACGAGCGGATGGACACGTCTTCGATGGGACGAGTGCCACACAACCCGTGAGAAGAATGAGAAGAGGAGATGGGGCTTGCCGCAATTGATGAAGAAGCATGGACTCACCGGAGTTGCCGGAGTCGAGGAAGAAGCGGCCGAGCGAGCCCCGCCTCGTTGCCGTGCGGGCGAGCGCACAGGTGAGTTCCTCCCCGCCccgccggcggcgagctcgcaGGCTCCGCCCTGGCCAGCCACCACGCGGGCAAGCTACGCCCCGTCTCCGAGCACGGACCCCGCAGGGAAGAGGAAAGGAACCGTAGAGAAGGGAAATGAAAGAGGAAGGAAAAAATGGCACTTAACCCCATCTGTCAGCAGCTGATCCCACTTTTGGTGTCCTCAAACCAAATAAAAAATAGATCGGTTCTGTCCCTTCTCAAATAAACAGTACGTGTGTGGTGCGCGCGTTGAGTAGAGTTCAGATACTACAACTTATACACTAGGAGTTCAGGctaaaaaaaacagaaaatagAGTCGTTGCATCCTAAAAATAAGATAAACGACCACTTTACTTCACCTTGTCTTTCATCCAAACGCTATCTTATATTTATAAGTTTTAATGACTCTCTTCTTCCATTTACAGTCACATTCAGACATCATGACTAATACAAACTGAAAGAAACACTTTTATTTCTTTTCTACACATAAAAAGACTATGACGTCATCATCACCAGGCGATACCACCAAGTCTCGATCCTTGCTCACACGTCGCGTTTAATGCGAATAATCCTTTACTCGGAGCTTACGCGTCCACGTTCTATCTGGTTCTAATACAAGAACGGATCCACGCATCCACGTCCAATACGATTGTTAATATTTTCTGCAAATCCATTGCTGTAGGTGTCAACAAAAATTCTATGCTTCCGTGCAACGCACGGACATTTATCTAGTTAGTTTAATAATCTAATTAAACAAGAAGCATAGGTAGACTAATTTGTTAACAAGTTTATAATTTGTTATTAACCAACTAGCTGATGAACTTCATCTAATTTGAGCTACTAATACCTAGCGCTAACTGATGAACGTAATGAAATTTTAGAAGGGTATACAAGAGAAATGGAAATGCAAGCGTACGGACGTCCAATGGGGATGAATTCCATCATATGCCCATCCGCACGCATGACAAGCCCGCCCTGACGCCTGACCTGCCCCGTACCCATCAGTTCGCCCCGCTGCCGTAGGCGCACCCCGTCCCCATTCCCATCTGTTCACCCCGCCCCCGCAGGAGCACCCCCGCCCCATCGTGCCCCCGACCGCCGACCTCCAACGCGCCGCACGCCATGTCCGCCAGCCACCGGCTCACCGCGCCCCATTCCCCAACGCCCCCTGACTCTCCGAACAGTAAGAAATACGTGCAACATGAAACGCTTgaatgcaacatatgtctaaaacagatgaaacaactggaatatacacttgcaacatatgtgtgaaaacatatacaacatccagatagaacacttgcaacttgcaacatgaaaacgcTTGCTGCAACAGAAgactgaaacatatgaaacatattaGAACATACTAtttgtaacatatgtgtgaaaacatatgcaacatccagatcaaaacgcttgcaatatacgtatggaaacagatgaaacaatttgaacaaacgcttgcaacatgtctctgaaatacttgcaacatgtgcaacacccccgatctatttttgcaacatccatatgtaacaattgcaacatgcctctgaaacgtctgaaacaattgaaacattcaTTGCAACATAGGAGGAAAGAGGCATGGGCCGGTCAATTCCGGGCAACGGGGTGGGAGTTGGCGGCGAGCGGCTGCGCGCGAGCAccccccagcaccagcaccagcggcgcgtgcgagcaccaccaccaccatcagcgCCACCCGCACTGGACTTGGCTTGGCGGCGACGATGGGGGGTGAGGGGCGGGGAAAGCCATGGCCACTGGAGTTGGGGGAGCTCGATCGCCGGGGTGAGAGAAGGCACCGCTGGGGTAGGGAGGGCTCCGCACCAAGGTTGGGGAGAGCCGTCCACTCCCGTGCAACACCGCCATGCCACCTCCATGGATCTTGCCGGAGGCAAATGGATATCGCCCATGCTCCATAAATCTCGCCGAGGTTGAGGAGAGGGCCATCAGATCTGTGGGCATTGGAGGCTCTCGGCGAGGACACCGGGTGGGGGAGGACGTCCGGTGTTGGTGCGTTGCGACAGGGGACGAGGAGCGTGGAAGTGGTATGGATGGGTAGGAGGAAGTGAAGGGATAAGCTTTTTTAAGATACATACGAGCGGGAGCAAGTGGTGGGATGAAAAAGCCGTCCGATGTTTGTGCGGTCCATCGAACACACGACATGTAGCATTTGCCCAAGAGAAAACTAGCTAGCTTAGTATGCACGTGGTGGTAGTGGTTTCCACTGTGAAACCAACTAAATCATGGGTGCGAGTTGCTTTCCTCAGCATTTCTTCAACTAAACATTAGAAATAACCGCTGGCACCGAGAGCCGCTTCGCCGCCGGTGCTTGGGAGGTGGGCCAGTCCCGCAGTCCTCCTTTTTAGCTTAGATAAGTCAGTTTTAAATAAGCTTCATCCGGATGGACATCGTGTTGAGGCCGATGGGTCTCCTCTACTCCGTCCTGTTGGTGGCGGGCAGACTCCTCGCCGACGTGGTTGCCGACGGCTGTCTCCATCGGCATGGCGTGGTGAGTGAACAAATAAAGCCCTCTCCTTTAtcccttcttttttttttgagactTTTACCTGTGTGCAATTATAAAACATGGTCCTGACCTATAGGCCACTAAAAAATTCGGACACACTCAGGTGTTATTGCGCCAAACTTTTTTGTCTTCCACGTCATTCCCTCCACTTTCACTGGTGACGGTGTCAAACCATGGAGGAAAAAAGTCTAAAATACCGATTATTTTctcattttcttttcttcctcacaTATTTTTTTATTGTTAGAATTTATATGGATAGTTCCCCTAAATCTATATGAAGAaattctaataaatctcaaagcaCAATACTTGTGTtccctaatgggctttaatgtttaagACCATGAGTAGAGGTTGGAGgtacaacatcaattagtaccatattgttaGTTGATGTGGAGGTAAGGggttcttttatatatatatataccaattCTCCTGGGAAAAGATACACAAAAAAAACTAATATTGAGAGTTCTAGTTTGAAAAATCCAAAGATAGTAAATTAATATTTTCCTCTTCTagctgctgcgccgccgccgtaGTCTCTCCATCCCGACGTCTACGTGCACCGACGTTCGGGAGAGTAGGTCTCCGGAACCCTTGTCCTTGTGATCCTGCACCAGGAGAGGACGAATAAGGTTTTTGGGAAGCACTTGTTGCGCGACTGCTCTCGACTTTCACGGCGGGTCGTCTTCCATCCAAGTCAGATGACGCTACGTCCCAGCGTATTCGTCGTCAGATGCTTCGAGATCTTCCTTCACGACTCATCAACGACTTAGTACCACCACCAGCAGCGTCTCCCTCTGCATCATCTTCACCAACGACACCATTTTTTTCTGCAAACAAATGGTACACACCACGTGACCAATCTATCATTGTCGTTCGTCTACTGTGTTGATCATGATGATCTTAGCTATGTTGCTAGCTATATTGCTATTAATGCCGCCTGATTTAACTAGTATGTTAGATATCTATATGCTAGTTTATGAGATTGTCATGACTTGTATTCTGCTATTAATCTGGAAATTAATCAGGAAATTGCCTAATTACTCAACAATCTAAAAATCT
This DNA window, taken from Miscanthus floridulus cultivar M001 chromosome 13, ASM1932011v1, whole genome shotgun sequence, encodes the following:
- the LOC136500804 gene encoding uncharacterized protein — its product is MESPPLTAEAIAFTEKKMDMTLEDIIKMSKKKNPGGKKLPRQPIKKRPFQNGNSNKGNGKVQRFMESRSTIRQGVLAQRRSNLGGSQFPATKQAAKKAAAMPIRNGAVHWNKPSASTLVQRRPVGDAFQNAKVKESQNQAAPRTMDALFAQMKAQRMRTVPQQQANPAPGRHFNQQQRVQQQQRRDRGYGGRNVGNQ